ACCATGGTCACGGAACAGATTGTGCCGCGTCTGCGTCAGCACTTTACGCTGTCCGCGCCGCCGCTGTGCCTGCGGTTGACTACCTTCGGCTGCTCGGAAAGCGATCTGGCCGCCGAGCTGGACGGTATGCCGTTGCCGGAGGGCGTGGTGCTGGGTTACCGCTCTTCCAGCCCGATTATCGAGCTGAAGCTGACCGGCCCGGAAACACAACGCGCAGCGATGGAAGCTGCTTGGCAGCGAGTGCGTCAGGTCGCCGGCGACAATACAATTTTTGAGGGCACGGCGGGGCTGCCGGCAACGCTGGCGCAGCAACTGCGTCAGCAGGGGCTGAAGCTGGCGCTCAGCGAACAGTTCAGCGCCGGCCTTATCAACCTGCAGTTGCAAAGCGCAGATGCGCCGCTGGCCGGGGGCGAACTGTTGCCTTCGCACTGTCTGGAAACGCTGGAAACGGTCATCGCGCGCGCGCAATCGCTGGCGCAACTGGCGGGCGCGCAGCTGGTGCTGGCGGTCAGCGCGATGCAGGATGAGCAGGTCAGCATTGCGCTGCATACGCCGCGCGGCAGCGTCGGGCAGACGGTGCGCTATCGCGCCTCACGCCATGGTCTGCGTCTGCGGCAGGAGTCGGTGGCGATGCTGGCGCTGGATATGCTGCGTCGCTGGCTGGCCGGTGGGCAGGTATGCGGTAAAAACGGCTGGTTGGAGATGGTGGAGATTATCGAGTAAGGAACCGTTGATGTTAATGATATATCCCTTATTAATCATAATATTATAGGGGATGTTCGTCGCGGGACAATGCTGTTATTCTGCTTGCGGGTGCTTGAGTCTGTTCGTCTTGAGCATGGTGTGGCAGGGCGGATAAATGAAAGCCCCAGACTGACTCTAAATCAGAATGGGGCTGCACATACCGCCTAGACACCGGTATGGTAGCCCCTTCACCGCAAGGAGGCAAGCAGTGCATAAGAAATATGCGCTACACCTGTTAGTCGTTGTATGCATTACGGTTTTAATATTCTTTGGGATGATAAAAGGTTCGCTCTGCGAGCTGAAGATTGACCAGGGGAATATTACGATCCACATGACGCTGGCATGTGATGTGAAGCGGTAATCATAGCGCGGGGTAACCTCAGATGGCGAAAGGCGGACAAGGCTGTCGCAGCGTTTTGCCAAGGTTGATGTGGAGCTTCAACCGGGTTACCCCGTCTATTTCTGGTATCCAGGCGTTGGTTCAGGCACCCTTTTACAATTCCAGCTCGATATCCGCCTGCGGCATACAGCAGCAGGGCAGGATCTCGCCGTCATTGATAAACGCCAGCGGCTGCTGGCGATAGATCACCTGGCCTTTCACCAGCTTGAGCCGACAAGCGCCGCAATAGCCGGAACGGCACTGATATTCCACCTGCACGTCGTGCAACTCCAGCACGTCGAGCAGGCTGTTTTCATGTGCCGGACAGTTTAGCTGCGTGCCGGAAGCCCGCAGCGTGACGGTTGGCGTTGCCATCTTAGAGCTCGAAGTCGCTCAGGTCGTCGGCGTTGATTTCAGAGTCGATCTGGCCGACCAGGTAGGAGCTGACTTCCACTTCCTGCGGCGCCACCTGGACGTTGTCGGACACCAGCCAGGCGTTGATCCACGGGATAGGGTTGGAGCGCGTTTCGAACGGCGCGCCCAGCCCGACGGCCTGCATGCGAATGTTGGTGATGTATTCCACGTACTGGCACAGGATGTCTTTGTTCAGGCCGATCATCGAGCCGCCGCTGAACAGGTATTCGGCCCACTCTTTTTCCTGCTGCGCAGCCAGAACGAACAGGTCATAGCACTGCTGCTGACATTCGACGGCGATCTCGGCCATTTCCGGGTCGTCGGCGCCGGAGCGCATCAGGTTCAGCATATGCTGGGTGCCGGTCAGGTGCAGCGCTTCGTCACGGGCGATCAGCTTGATGATTTTGGCGTTGCCTTCCATCAGCTCGCGCTCGGCAAAGGCGAATGAACAGGCGAAGCTGACGTAGAAGCGGATCGCTTCCAGCGCGTTGACGCTCATCAGGCACAGATACAGCTGTTTTTTCAGCGCGCGCAGATTGACGGTAATGGTTTTACCGTTCACCTGATGCTCGCCTTCCCCCAGCAGATGGTAATAGCCGGTCATCGCAATCAGATCGTCGTAGTAGGACGAAATGTCTTTCGCACGTTTTTTGATCTCTTCGTTGGTGACGATGTCGTCAAACACCAGCGCCGGATCGTTGACGATATTGCGGATGATGTGGGTGTAGGAGCGGGAGTGAATGGTCTCGGAGAAGGACCAGGTTTCCACCCAGGTTTCCAGCTCAGGGATCGAGATCAGCGGCAGCAGGGCGACGTTCGGACTGCGGCCCTGAATGGAGTCCAGCAGCGTCTGATACTTCAGGTTGCTGATGAAGATATGCTTCTCGTGTTCCGGCAGGGCCTGATAGTCGATGCGATCGCGGGAAACGTCCACTTCTTCCGGACGCCAGAAGAAGGACAGCTGTTTTTCGATCAGCTTTTCAAAAATTTCATATTTTTGCTGGTCGAAACGCGCGACGTTGACCGATTGGCCAAAGAACATCGGTTCGAGCAGTTGATTGTTTTTATTCTGAGAAAAAGTGGTGTAAGCCATGAGCCTGAATCCTTTGATACCACACAGATAGGGGCCGGATTATACCGGCCCCTACGTGCGAACTTTGTAGGGGCCGAACGCCCGACCCTCAGCGTTAATTAAATCTTGCAGGCGCCGCTTTCGCAGTCGTCATCGCCGCCTTTGGCCGGCAGAATATCTTCCTGAACGTCTTCGGCGCCGTCACGGGTGTTTTGATAATACAGCGTCTTCACACCGAACTTGTAAGTGGTGAGCAAGTCTTTGAGCAACTGCTTCATCGGCACCTTGCCGCCGGTAAAGCGGGTCGGGTCATAGTTGGTGTTGGCCGAAATCGACTGGTCGATAAACTTCTGCATCAGGCCGACCAGCTGCAGATAGCCGTCGTTGCTCGGCATGTCCCACAGCAGCTCGTAGGCTTCTTTCAGACGTTCGTATTCCGGCACCACCTGGCGCAGAATGCCGTCTTTCGACGCTTTGATGCTGATGTGGCCGCGCGGCGGCTCAATGCCGTTGGTGGCGTTGGAAATCTGCGAGGAGGTTTCCGACGGCATCAGCGCAGACAGCGTGGAGTTGCGCAGGCCGGTTTCCTGAATCTCTTTACGCAGCGTTTCCCAGTCGTAGTGCAGCGGCTCCTGGCAGATGACATCCAGATCTTTCTTGTAGGTGTCGATCGGCAGAATGCCTTGCGCATAGGTGGTTTCGTTGAACCACGGGCAGGCGCCTTGCTCCTGCGCCAGACGGTTGGAGGCTTTCAGCAGGTAGTACTGAATGGCTTCAAAGGTCTTGTGCGTCAGGTTGTTGGCGCTGCCGTCGGAGTAACGCACGCCGTGCTTCGCCAGGTAGTAGGCGTAGTTGATAACGCCGATGCCCAGAGTGCGACGGCCCATGGCGCCGCGGTGGGCTGCGGTGATCGGGTAATCCTGGTAGTCCAGCAGCGCATCCAGCGCACGTACCGCTAGGGTCGCCAGCTCTTCCAATTCATCCAGGTGCTCAATGGCGCCCAGGTTGAAGGCCGACAGCGTACACAGCGCAATTTCGCCGTTTTCGTCGTTGACGTCTTCCAGCGGTTTGGTCGGCAGGGCGATTTCCAGGCACAGGTTGGACTGGCGCACCGGCGCGATCTGCGGATCAAACGGGCTGTGGGTGTTGCAGTGGTCAACGTTCTGGATGTAGATACGGCCGGTAGAGGCGCGCTCCTGCATCATCAGCGAGAACAGCTCAACCGCTTTCACACGTTTCTGACGGATGCTGCTGTCCTGCTCGTATTGGGTGTACAGGCGTTCAAATTCGTCCTGGTCGGCGAAGAACGCATCGTACAGGCCCGGCACGTCGGACGGGCTGAACAGGGTGATGTCGCCGCCCTTGATCAGACGCTGGTACATCAGGCGGTTTAGCTGCACGCCGTAGTCCATATGACGCACGCGGTTGCCCTCAACGCCGCGGTTGTTCTTCAGCACCAGCAGGCTTTCAACTTCCAGATGCCACATCGGGTAGAACAGCGTCGCCGCGCCGCCGCGTACGCCGCCCTGTGAGCAGGACTTCACCGCGGTCTGGAAGTGTTTGTAGAACGGGATACAGCCGGTATGGAACGCTTCACCGCCGCGGATCGGGCTGCCCAGCGCGCGGATACGGCCGGCGTTGATGCCGATGCCGGCGCGCTGGGAAACGTATTTCACAATGGCGCTGGAGGTGGCGTTGATGGAGTCCAGGCTGTCGCCGCACTCGATCAGCACGCAAGAGCTGAACTGGCGGGTCGGGGTGCGCACGCCGGACATAATCGGCGTAGGCAGAGAAATCTTGAAGGTGGAAATCGCGTCGTAGAAACGTTTGACGTAGTCCAGACGGGTTTCACGCGGATAGTTGGAGAACAGGCACGCGGCCACCAAAATATACAAGAACTGCGCGCTCTCGTAGATTTCGCCGCTGACGCGGTTCTGCACCAGGTATTTCCCTTCCAGCTGTTTAACCGCCGCGTAAGAGAAGTTCATGTCGCGCCAGTGATCGATAAAGTCGTTCATCTGCTCGAACTCTTCGACGCTGTAGTCTTCCAGCAGATGCTTATCGTATTTACCCATCTCAACCATGCGCACCACGTGCTCGTGCAGCTTCGGCGGTTCAAACTGGCCGTAAGCTTTTTTACGCAGGTGGAAGATCGCCAGACGCGCGGCCAGGTACTGGTAATCCGGCGCATCGCGCGAGATCAGATCGGCCGCCGCCTTGATGATGGTTTCATGGATATCGGCGGTTTTGATGCCGTCATAAAACTGGATATGTGAACGCAACTCTACTTGAGATACCGAGACGTTGTGTAAACCTTCCGCGGCCCAGTCGATGACCCGGTGGATTTTGTCGAGGTTGATGCGCTCTTTACGCCCATCGCGTTTAGTTACAAGTAGACTTTGGTTCATTTTTACCTGTCCGTGTGATTCCCCTAAGCAGAAGTGTAGTCGCTCTGCTCAGTATGTAAACACTATATATAGGGGGTGTGTATTGATGGGGTAACAAGATAGTGAGAAAGCCGGGGGTTTGCAAGTGAACAAAATGGCCCGATTTTGTGGATAACTTGGGGGTGAAATGTGGGGGTGCGTTGCCAGTGCGCGCCGTGTCTGGCCCCGAAGGTTGTCAATAAGCGCGATAAGATTTTCCTCTGGTTTACAAAAATTTGATCGATTGCCGATTTCTTAAACGTTAGATAAAAACGGCATATTGATCGAACTTAATATGATTAAAAACAGTTTATATAGCGTTTTCAGTATCAAAGCGGAAAAAGCGCGACATTCTGTGTGTAATGCTTGACACGCCGGACGTTATCAGAGCACGTCCGGCGCGGGGTGAGGGCACTTAGCCAACGTGTTGGGTATGAACCATATAGTTCACGTCAACGTTGCGTCCCAGCTTGAAATGGTCGGTGATCGGGTTGTAATGCAGGCCGATCATGTGCTTTTCCCGCAGCGCGGTGCCGTCGACCCAGCGGATAAGCTCGGAAGGACGGATAAACTTCTTATGGTCGTGCGTGCCCTGCGGCACCATCTTCAAAATATATTCGGCGCCGACCACCGCCATCAGCCAGGCTTTGGTGTTGCGGTTGATGGTGGAGAAGAACACATGGCCGCCCGGCTTGACCAGTTGCGCACAGGCGCGCACCACCGAGGCCGGATCCGGCACGTGCTCGAGCATCTCCATGCAGGTGACGACGTCATACCGTTGCGGATTGGCTTCGGCATGGCTCTCGACCGTTTCCTGTACGTAGCTGACGTCAACGCCGCTTTCCAGGGCGTGCAGCCGCGCCACCTGCAGCGGCTCCGCCCCCATATCCAGTCCGGTGACCTGCGCGCCTTCGCGCGCCATGCTTTCGGCCAGAATGCCGCCGCCGCAGCCGACGTCGAGCACTTGCTTGTCAAAGATGCCGTCGGCGTGCTGCATAATGTAGTTCAGGCGCAGCGGATTAATGCGGTGCAGCGGTTTGAATTCACCTTCCAGATCCCACCAGCGTGAGGCGACGGCTTCGAATTTGGCGATTTCCTGTTGGTCGACGTTGGCAGCGCGGCCGGATGATTCAGCATTCATGGGCGTGTTGGGCTCCTTGTTCTCTTTGCGGCGGATTATACATGTTCTGTCGTCCCCCTGTCGCCGTCGGCGCATTTTTGCCGACAAAGGCGGGTATATTTTTCCCGTAAAGCGCGCTTTGTGATATAGTTTTACACCTTTGGCACTATGCCAGGGCAGATGAATCATTCAGTATGAGGGATAGCAGCTCCATGAGCGACCTTGCCAGAGAAATCACACCGGTAAACATCGAAGAAGAGCTGAAAAGCTCGTATCTGGATTATGCAATGTCCGTTATTGTCGGACGTGCGCTGCCGGATGTTCGCGATGGATTGAAACCGGTGCACCGCCGCGTTCTGTACGCGATGAATGTACTGGGTAACGACTGGAATAAACCCTATAAAAAATCCGCCCGTGTCGTCGGTGACGTGATCGGTAAATACCACCCGCACGGTGACAGCGCGGTCTACGACACGATAGTGCGTATGGCTCAGCCGTTCTCACTGCGCTATATGCTGGTGGACGGTCAGGGCAACTTCGGTTCTGTCGACGGCGACTCCGCCGCGGCGATGCGTTATACCGAAGTGCGCATGTCGAAAATCGCTCACGAACTGCTGGCGGATCTGGAAAAAGAAACCGTCGATTTCGTGCCGAACTATGACGGCAGCGAGCAGATGCCGGCGGTGATGCCGACCAAGATCCCCAACCTGCTGATCAACGGCTCCTCCGGTATCGCCGTAGGTATGGCGACCAATATTCCGCCGCACAACCTGTCTGAAGTGATCAACGGCTGTCTGGCCTATATTGATGATGAAAACATCAGCATCGAAGGGCTGATGGAACATATCCCGGGGCCGGACTTCCCGACCGCGGCGATTATCAACGGCCGTCGCGGCATTGAAGAAGCCTACCGCACCGGCCGCGGCAAGATGTATATCCGCGCCCGCGCCGAAGTGGAAGCGGACGCCAAAACCGGCCGCGAAACCATCATCGTTCATGAGATCCCGTATCAGGTGAACAAGGCGCGGCTGATCGAAAAGATCGCCGAGCTGGTGAAAGACAAGCGCGTGGAAGGCATCAGCGCGCTGCGCGACGAGTCTGATAAAGAAGGCATGCGCATCGTGATCGAAGTGCGCCGCGACGCGGTAGGGGAAGTGGTGCTGAACCACCTCTACGCGCAGACGCAAATGCAGGTGACCTTCGGCATCAACATGGTGGCGCTGCATCAGGGGCAGCCGAAGCTGCTGAACCTGAAAGACATCCTGGAAGCCTTTGTGCGCCACCGCCGCGAAGTGGTGACCCGTCGTACCATCTTCGAACTGCGCAAAGCGCGTGACCGCGCCCATATCCTGGAAGCGCTGGCCGTTGCGCTGGCTAACATCGACCCGATTATCGAGCTGATTCGTCAGGCGCCGACGCCGGCGGAAGCGAAGGCCGGGCTGGTGGCCAAGCCGTGGGAACTGGGCAACGTGGCCTCGATGCTGGAGCGTGCCGGCGACGACGCCGCGCGTCCTGAGTGGCTGGAGCCGGAGTTCGGCATTCGCGACGGTAAGTACTACCTGACCGAACAGCAGGCACAGGCGATTTTGGATCTGCGTCTGCAGAAGCTGACCGGTCTGGAACACGAAAAACTGCTGGACGAATATAAAGAGCTGCTCAACACGATCGCCGAGCTGATCTTTATTCTGGAAAGCCCGGAACGCCTGATGGAAGTGATCCGCGAAGAGCTGGAGGCGATCCGCGATCAGTTCGGTGACGAGCGCCGCACGGAAATCACCGCCAACTCTTCCGATATCAACATCGAAGATCTGATCAATCAGGAAGACGTTGTGGTCACCCTGTCGCATCAGGGGTACGTCAAGTACCAGCCGTTGAGCGACTATGAAGCCCAGCGTCGTGGCGGCAAAGGCAAGTCCGCCGCGCGGATCAAAGAAGAAGACTTTATCGACCGTCTGCTGGTGGCCAACACCCATGACACCATTCTGTGCTTCTCTAGCCGTGGCCGTCTGTACTGGATGAAGGTTTACCAACTGCCGGAAGCAAGCCGCGGCGCGCGCGGGCGTCCAATCGTCAACCTGTTGCCGCTGGAAGCCAACGAGCGTATCACCGCGATTCTGCCGGTGCGCGAGTATGAAGAAGGGCGTCACGTGTTTATGGCGACCGCCAGCGGCACGGTGAAGAAAACGGCGTTGACCGAGTTCAGCCGTCCGCGCAGCGCCGGCATCATTGCGGTTAACCTCAATGAGGGCGATGAGCTGATCGGCGTCGACCTGACTGACGGCAGCAACGAAGTGATGTTGTTCTCCGCCAACGGTAAAGTGGTGCGTTTCCCGGAATCTCAGGTGCGCTCCATGGGCCGTACCGCCACCGGCGTACGCGGCATCAACCTGGGCGAAGGCGACAGCGTGGTTTCCCTGATTGTGCCGCGCGGCGAAGGCGATATCCTGACCGTTACGCAAAATGGTTACGGTAAACGCACCGCGGTCACCGAGTATCCGACCAAGTCGCGCGCGACCCTGGGGGTTATCTCCATCAAGGTCAGCGAACGTAACGGCCAGGTTGTCGGTGCGGTGCAGGTGGAAACCACCGACCAGATCATGATGATCACCGATGCCGGCACGCTGGTGCGTACCCGCGTTTCGGAGGTCAGCGTGGTGGGCCGTAATACCCAGGGCGTGACGCTGATTCGTACTGCGGAAGACGAAAATGTCGTCGGCCTGCAGCGCGTGGCCGAACCGGTTGAAGATGAAGAGCTGGACAGTCTTGAACCGGGTGAAGTACCGGAAGAAGACGCCGCGCCGCTGGACGATGACGGCGACGCTGCCGCTGACGATACGGACGGCGAAGAAGCCTGATCCGTAGGGGATTTCCCCGTCGGTGAGAGTGATGAAAACAGGGCTTAGCAGCGATGCTAGGCCCTTTTTCAGATATATGGTTTAATTGCGACAGTTTTCCAGGCGCTGACCCGCGCTTAACGCGTGCGTTATCCCTCCACTTTTGTATGGTATCCGATTGAAATACTTGGCCTCTTTCCGTACCACGCTAAAAATTTCCCGCTACATGTTCCGGGTGCTGGCCGTTTTGCTGTGGTCGCTGGGCGCGCTGCTGAGCACGTTTTATATTCTGAATATCCTGCACGATAAAGAGTCGGAATTGCGGCAGGAATATAACCTGAACTTCGATCAGGCGCAGGGCTACATCCGCCACTCGGCGGATATCATTCGTGATATCAAGTATATGGCGGAAAACAGGTTGAACGGTTCCGTCAGCAGCCTGGATATTCTGGGGGGGATTTTCCCGGGCAAAAGCGCACCGCCGGAATTCTTCCCGCTGTATCCGGAGTCAAACTGTTCGCTGAACACCAACTACCGCACTTCCCTCGACTCACTCAGCAGCCTGATTCAGTATTGGAAAGAAAACTTTGTCGCGGCTTACGATCTGAACCGGGTCTTCTTTATCGGTGGCGACAGCCTGTGCATGGCGGAATTCGGCAAGGGCAATGACGTTGCCGACCGTGAAAATACGCTGAAATCGCTGCATGAGCGCATCCTGACCTACCGCAACGCCAAAAACCAGGATAAAGACAGCAACCTTTACTGGATAAGCCCCAGCCAGCAGCGTCCGGATGTGGGGTATCTGTATGTGCTGGCGCCAATTTATATCGGCAATAAGCTGGAAGCCTTGCTGGGCATTGAACAGACCATCCGGCTGGAAGATTTCGTCACGCCGGGCACGCTGCCGGTCGGCGTGACGCTGCTGGATGAAAACGATCAGCCGATACTGCGGCTGACCGATGGCGAACGCTACGCGTCAGCGCTGAACAGCTATCCCGAAGAGCATGCCTATTTCGGTTATGTGGACAGCTATCATGATTTGATCATGAAAAAGGCGCTGCCGCCGTCGTCGCTCAGCATCGTCTATTCGCTGCCGGTCAAGAGCGTGCTTGAACGCTTTAAGATGCTGATTCTTAATGCGGTGCTGCTGAATCTGCTGTCGGCCATCGTACTGTTCACCCTGGCCTGGCTGTTTGAGCGCAAAATGTTTCTGCCGGCGGAGGAGAATGCTTTCCGGCTGGAGGAGCATGAGCAGTTTAACCGCAAAATTGTCGCGTCAGCGCCGGTGGGCATCTGTATTTTGCGTATCAGCGACGGCACCAATATCCTCAGTAACGAACTGGCGCACAACTATATCAATATGTTGACGCATGAGGATCGCGATCGCATTACGCGCATTATCTGCGAGCAGCAGGTGAATTTTGTCGATGTGATGACCAGCGACAACAACAATCTGCAGATCAGCTTCGTCCATTCCCGCTATCGCAACGAAGATGTGGCGATCTGCGTGCTGGTGGACGTCAGCGCGCGCGTGAAGATGGAGGAGTCGCTGCAGGAGATGGCGGCGGCTGCGGAACAGGCCAGCCAGTCGAAATCCATGTTTCTGGCGACGGTCAGTCATGAGCTGCGCACGCCGTTATACGGCATTATCGGCAACCTTGACCTGCTGCAGACCAAGGCGCTGCCGGAGGGGGTCGACCGGCTGGTCAATGCGATGAATAACTCATCCAGCCTGTTGCTGAAAATCATCAGCGACATTCTGGATTTCTCGAAAATCGAGTCCGAGCAGCTGAAGATTGAGCCACGCGAGTTTTCCTGCCTGGAGGTGATTACCCACATTGCCGGTAACTATCTGCCGCTGGTGGTGAAAAAGCGCCTGGGGCTGTACTGCTTTATTGAACAAAGCGTGCCGGAACGCATTTCGGGCGATCCGGTGCGTCTGCAGCAGGTGCTGTCGAACCTGTTGAATAACGCCATCAAGTTTACCGATACCGGCTGTATTATTTTGCAGGTCTGCGCGCAGGATAATTACCTGATCTTCAGCGTGCGCGATACCGGTGTGGGGATCCCGGAGAAAGAGGTGAGCCGGCTGTTTGATCCGTTCTTCCAGGTGGGCACCGGCGTGCAGCGCCACTTCCAGGGCACCGGTCTGGGGCTGGCTATCTGTGAGAAACTGATCAACATGATGGACGGCGATATCGCCGTGGAATCCGAGCCGGGGCTGGGCAGCATGTTCTCTGTCCGCCTGCCGCTGTTTAATGCACAATATCCGGCGCCGCAGCCGAGCGACGCCTGGCAGGGCAAAACGCTATGGCTGGACGTACGCAACCAGCGGTTGGAACAGTATTTGATGGCATTGCTGGACGCGCGCGGCGCAGCGGTAGTGCGCTACGAAGGCCAGGCCACCACGTCTGCCGACGTGTTGCTCAGCGATTACGATCTGCAGGTAACTACGCCGCTGCTGGCGCAAATCTATTTCTCGATTGAGCATATTGGTCCGTCGCAGGAGCTGCATCCGGGCTATTGGCGGCACAGTACCTCCACGCCGCGTGAGACTATCGGCCTGCTCAACCGGCTGTTTGGCCTTGAGGAGGGCAATGCCAAGACGCTGATGCCGCTGCCGTCGCCGAATAAAGCCAGCGATGTCGACAATGGCGATATCCGGCTGTTGGTGGTTGACGATCATCCGATTAACCGCCGGTTGCTTTCCGATCAGTTGACGTCGCTGGGCTATCGGGTGGTGACCGCCAATGATGGTGTCGACGCGCTGGGGGTACTAAACCATGAAAGCGTGGATATCGTGCTGACCGACGTGAATATGCCGAATATGGACGGCTACCGCCTGACCCAGCGACTGCGCGAGCTGAACTTCACCTCGCCGGTGATTGGCGTTACGGCGAATGCGCTGGCGGAAGAGAAGCAGCGCTGTATCGAGGCCGGTATGGATAACTGTCTGTCCAAACCGGTGACGCTGGAAACGCTGGCGGAGACGCTGGCTATCTATTCCGCCATCGTGCGCAAGCAGAATCAGGACACGGCGCACGAAGATGCGGAGTAGGGCAGGTCTGCGGGGATAAAAAAACGGGGCCTTCAGGCCCCGTTTCAGGATGGATTAGTCTTTATCCAACTGCGTCATACTGACGGAAGAGAGGTAGTTGAGCAGGGCGATGTCGTTGTCGACGCCCAGCTTCATCATTGCCGATTTCTTCTGGCTGCTGATGGTTTTGATGCTGCGGTTCAGTTTCTTGGCGATTTCGGTTACCAGGAAGCCTTCTGCGAACAGGCGCAGCACTTCGCTCTCTTTCGGCGACAGACGTTTGTCGCCGTAGCCGCTGGCGCTGATTTTCTCCAGCAGTTTCGACACGCTTTCCGGCGTAAACTTCTTGCCTTTCTGCAGTGCTGCCAACGCTTTTGGCAGGTCGGTCGGCGCGCCCTGTTTCAGTACGATACCCTCAATGTCCAAATCCAGCACTGCGCTGAGGATGGCCGGGTTGTTGTTCATGGTCAGGACGATGATCGACAGTTGCGGATAATGGCGTTTGATGTATTTAATCAGCGTAATGCCATCGCCGTATTTGTCGCCGGGCATGGACAGGTCGGTGATCAGTACATTGGCGTCCAGTTTGGACAGACTGTTGATCAGCGCTGTTGAGTCTTCAAATTCCCCAACGACATTCACCCATTCAATTTGCTCGAGTGACTTCCGGATGCCAAACAGTACGATAGGATGGTCATCAGCAATAATTACGTTCAGGTTATTCATGTAGTTGGTTACCTTGCTGCAGCAGTCTACTGACGAAAAAATCAATCTGACTGATGTTGTTCTCGATCTTAAGCGCATCACCGTCAGCGATGTGCTGTTCTAGCGATTCACACAGTTGCTTGCCGGGAAGCAAGTTTAACATGGCAAACACCCCCTTCAGGCGGTGAGCGGTTTGGGACAGCGCCTCGAAATCACTGCTGCCCGCCTCAGTATACAGTTTTTTGACGTCGTCGGGTACTGTGTCGATAAACAAGCCATAGTAATCGCTTGATTTCAACTGTTTTTCATACAGTTGGATATCATCTGCGCCGATTTCATACGGGCTTTCCGGCTGATCCAGCGCCGCCATTTGTTGTTCAATCAGCAGCAGGATGGCATCGATCATCGCGCTGCCGAGATTGTAGTTGACGCGAATATAGCGCTTGTTCAGCTGCTGCCAGCCGTTCTCGTCGCTGCTGAGCAGCAGGGTATAGTCATCGGCCCGCTGCGGGTTGTCGGTCAGCAGCACGTCGTAGTCGCGCTTGATTTTCCGGTCATCGGCGATGATGCAGTCGGCGCCGTAGGCGTGCAGCAGACGGGTGACGATGCCGCGGATCTCGTCGGAGGTGACCTCCAGCAGGGCGGTGACGCCGTCCAGCAGTTTCTCCTGCTCTTCTTCCTCCTGCCGCTCCAGCGCCATCGGCACGCGAATGGTGTAACGCGTGCCGATATCCACCTTGCTGCGGATATCCAACTGGCCGTTAAGTTTTTTACACAGCTGGTTGCACAGGAAAAACGTCAGGCCGGAACCGTGGTCGAAACGGTCAACCAGCGTCTGGCTGAGGAACGGATAATTCAGGTTGCTGATCTCTTCGTTGGAGATGCCCGCGCCGGTGTCGTTGATATGGAACACCAGCTGTTCCGGACGTTCCGGCTCGTGGTTAACGATGACGGAGATCTTGCCGTAGGAGGTGGTGATAATGGCGTAGCGGATCAGCAGTGACAGCACTTTGCGCAGGGCGTTGGCATCGCCGATATAGGTTTGATTGACGTCGAGCTGATAGTGGTTGAACAGCGC
The nucleotide sequence above comes from Serratia rhizosphaerae. Encoded proteins:
- the rcsC gene encoding two-component system sensor histidine kinase RcsC; this encodes MFRVLAVLLWSLGALLSTFYILNILHDKESELRQEYNLNFDQAQGYIRHSADIIRDIKYMAENRLNGSVSSLDILGGIFPGKSAPPEFFPLYPESNCSLNTNYRTSLDSLSSLIQYWKENFVAAYDLNRVFFIGGDSLCMAEFGKGNDVADRENTLKSLHERILTYRNAKNQDKDSNLYWISPSQQRPDVGYLYVLAPIYIGNKLEALLGIEQTIRLEDFVTPGTLPVGVTLLDENDQPILRLTDGERYASALNSYPEEHAYFGYVDSYHDLIMKKALPPSSLSIVYSLPVKSVLERFKMLILNAVLLNLLSAIVLFTLAWLFERKMFLPAEENAFRLEEHEQFNRKIVASAPVGICILRISDGTNILSNELAHNYINMLTHEDRDRITRIICEQQVNFVDVMTSDNNNLQISFVHSRYRNEDVAICVLVDVSARVKMEESLQEMAAAAEQASQSKSMFLATVSHELRTPLYGIIGNLDLLQTKALPEGVDRLVNAMNNSSSLLLKIISDILDFSKIESEQLKIEPREFSCLEVITHIAGNYLPLVVKKRLGLYCFIEQSVPERISGDPVRLQQVLSNLLNNAIKFTDTGCIILQVCAQDNYLIFSVRDTGVGIPEKEVSRLFDPFFQVGTGVQRHFQGTGLGLAICEKLINMMDGDIAVESEPGLGSMFSVRLPLFNAQYPAPQPSDAWQGKTLWLDVRNQRLEQYLMALLDARGAAVVRYEGQATTSADVLLSDYDLQVTTPLLAQIYFSIEHIGPSQELHPGYWRHSTSTPRETIGLLNRLFGLEEGNAKTLMPLPSPNKASDVDNGDIRLLVVDDHPINRRLLSDQLTSLGYRVVTANDGVDALGVLNHESVDIVLTDVNMPNMDGYRLTQRLRELNFTSPVIGVTANALAEEKQRCIEAGMDNCLSKPVTLETLAETLAIYSAIVRKQNQDTAHEDAE
- the ubiG gene encoding bifunctional 2-polyprenyl-6-hydroxyphenol methylase/3-demethylubiquinol 3-O-methyltransferase UbiG, which translates into the protein MNAESSGRAANVDQQEIAKFEAVASRWWDLEGEFKPLHRINPLRLNYIMQHADGIFDKQVLDVGCGGGILAESMAREGAQVTGLDMGAEPLQVARLHALESGVDVSYVQETVESHAEANPQRYDVVTCMEMLEHVPDPASVVRACAQLVKPGGHVFFSTINRNTKAWLMAVVGAEYILKMVPQGTHDHKKFIRPSELIRWVDGTALREKHMIGLHYNPITDHFKLGRNVDVNYMVHTQHVG
- the gyrA gene encoding DNA topoisomerase (ATP-hydrolyzing) subunit A, which encodes MSDLAREITPVNIEEELKSSYLDYAMSVIVGRALPDVRDGLKPVHRRVLYAMNVLGNDWNKPYKKSARVVGDVIGKYHPHGDSAVYDTIVRMAQPFSLRYMLVDGQGNFGSVDGDSAAAMRYTEVRMSKIAHELLADLEKETVDFVPNYDGSEQMPAVMPTKIPNLLINGSSGIAVGMATNIPPHNLSEVINGCLAYIDDENISIEGLMEHIPGPDFPTAAIINGRRGIEEAYRTGRGKMYIRARAEVEADAKTGRETIIVHEIPYQVNKARLIEKIAELVKDKRVEGISALRDESDKEGMRIVIEVRRDAVGEVVLNHLYAQTQMQVTFGINMVALHQGQPKLLNLKDILEAFVRHRREVVTRRTIFELRKARDRAHILEALAVALANIDPIIELIRQAPTPAEAKAGLVAKPWELGNVASMLERAGDDAARPEWLEPEFGIRDGKYYLTEQQAQAILDLRLQKLTGLEHEKLLDEYKELLNTIAELIFILESPERLMEVIREELEAIRDQFGDERRTEITANSSDINIEDLINQEDVVVTLSHQGYVKYQPLSDYEAQRRGGKGKSAARIKEEDFIDRLLVANTHDTILCFSSRGRLYWMKVYQLPEASRGARGRPIVNLLPLEANERITAILPVREYEEGRHVFMATASGTVKKTALTEFSRPRSAGIIAVNLNEGDELIGVDLTDGSNEVMLFSANGKVVRFPESQVRSMGRTATGVRGINLGEGDSVVSLIVPRGEGDILTVTQNGYGKRTAVTEYPTKSRATLGVISIKVSERNGQVVGAVQVETTDQIMMITDAGTLVRTRVSEVSVVGRNTQGVTLIRTAEDENVVGLQRVAEPVEDEELDSLEPGEVPEEDAAPLDDDGDAAADDTDGEEA